gctacagtgcttggcatatagagttTAAgacgtaccataattattattattattaatattaagtgctgggatagatacaagctaatcagatagaacacagtccctgtccttccaaTGTTTGGGTCAGACCACCTCCCCTAAATTAGGGCACCCACCTCCACCCACCCCCAATTCTATCCTCGAGGAGAAAGATACCAGAATCCCGAATCCACGGCCTGGGTCTTCTTACGACCCTGATCTTGCCGCAGATCAaacgatcaatcctatttattcattcattcattcattcaatcgtatttattgagcgcttactgtgtgcagagcactgtactaagcgcttgggaagtacaagttagcaattcTATtcaccatttattgagcgcttactgtgtgccgagcactgaactaagctcttgggagaggacggtaggacagaattggtagacacggtccctgcccacaaggaccttaccattaagagaagcagcgtggctccgtgggaagagcccgggctttggagtcagaggtcatgggttcaaatcccggctccgccacccgtcagctgggtgactttgggcaagccacttcacttctctgctcctcagttgcctatctggaaaatggggattaaaactgtgagctccaagtgagacaacctgatcaccttgtaacgtccccagtgctttgcacatagtatcatcaattgtatttattgagcgcttactgtgtgcagagcactgtactgagcgcttagtaagcgctaagtaagcacttaacaaatactattattattattattaccagaaagcAGACTTAGTAGACAGCAACCCCGGCCTGAGGAGCGCTGgaccagggggtgagggggactgtttgtacatatttattactctatttatttatttattttatttgtacatatctattctatttattttattttgttagtctggttttgttctctgtctccccccttttagactgcgagcccactgttgggtagggaccgtctctagatgttgccattttgtacttcccaagcgcttagtccagtgctctgcacatagtaagcgctcagtaaatacgattgatgatgatgagttgaggTGGTTGCGCGCTGACCggccccgggcctgtgctgtgtcCGCCTGGCCCAGGGGCCACGAAGGACATGGGGAAGATgcttgggggtgaggaggagaaggaccccgacgcccagaagaaggaggaggagaggcaggaggctctgcgccagcaggaggaggagaggaaagccaAGCACGCCCGCATGGAGGTCGAGAGGGAGAAAGTCCGGCAGCAGATCCGAGACAAGGTCAGTGTTCCCCTCCACACACCCCCCCCATACACCCCCAAACCCCAACACACACCCCAACATACGCCCACATCCCAATACATACCCCCCCTCACACCCCAATAAAGACAATTCAAGCAGGAAACttgggggacaggaggtgggtgggagaggcgcAGGTAAGCctggcctcattcattccttcaatcctatttattgagctcttcctactaataatactggcatttattaagtgcttactatgtgcaaagcactggaataataatccacacacccccacaccccaatacatacccccccccccccaccgcaatAAAGACGATTGGAGCAGGAAACttgggggacaggaggtgggtgggagaggcacGGATAAGCCTGGcctcattcactccttcaatcgtatttattgagctcttactactaataatactgccatttattaagtgcttactatgtgcaaagcactgctctaagcgctggaattataatccacaccccccacaccccaaTAAAGACGATTCAAGCAGGAAACttgggggacaggaggtgggtgggagaggcgcAGGTAGGCCTGgcctaattcattccttcaatcctatttattgagctcttactactaataatactggcatttattaagtgcttactatgtgcaaagcactgcgctaagcgctggaattataatccacaccccccacaccccagTAAAGACGATTCAAGCAGGAAACttgggggacaggaggtgggtgggagaggcgcAGGTAGGCctggcctcattcattccttcaatcctatttattgagcttttactactaataatactggcatttattaagtgcttactatgtgcaaagcactgttctaagtgctggaatgaataataatccccacacccccacaccccaatacatacccccccccccccaccgcaatAAAGATGATTGGAGCAGGAAACTtggggggacaggaggtgggtgggagaggcgcAGGTAGGCctggcctcattcattccttcaatcgtatttattgagctcttcctactaataatactggcatttattaagtgcttactatgtgcaaagcactggaataataatccacaccccccacaccccaaTACATACCCCCCCCCACACCGCAATAAAGATGATTCGAGCAAGAAACGtggggggacaggaggtgggtgggagaggcgcAGGTAAGCctggcctcattcattccttcaatcgtatttattgagctcttcctactaatagtactggcatttattaagtgcttactatgtgcaaagcactgttctaagcgctggaataataacccacacacccccacaccccaatACATACCCCCCCATACCGCAATAAAGATGATTGGAGCAGGAAACttgggggacaggaggtgggtgggagaggcatGGATAAGCCtggcctcagtcattcattcaatcgtatttattgagctcttactactaataatactggcattttattaagtgcttactatgtgcaaagcactgttctaagcgctggaataatccacaccccccacaccccaaTAAAGACAATTCAAGCAGGAAACttgggggacaggaggtgggtgggagaggcacGGATAAGCCTGGcctcattcactccttcaattgtatttattgagctcttactactaataatactgctatttattaagtgcttactatgtgcaaagcactgttctaagcgctggaataataatccaCACCCCCCACGCCCCAATACatacccccacacaccccccaaTAAAGACGATTCGAGCAGGAAACttgggggacaggaggtgggtgggagaggcgcAGGTAAGCCTGgccgcattcattccttcaatcatatttattgagctcttcctactaataatactggcatttattaagtgcttactatgtgcaaagcactgttctaagcgctggaataataatccaCACTCCCCACGCCCCAATACatacccccacacaccccccaaTAAAGACGATTCGAGCAGGAAACttgggggacaggaggtgggtgggagaggcgcAGGTAAGCCTGgccgcattcattccttcaatcatatttattgagctcttcctactaataatactggcatttattaagtgcttactatgtgcaaagcactgttctaagcgctggaataataatccaCACCCTCCACGCCCCCATACATACCCCCCGACACCCCAATAAAGATGATTCGAGCAGCAAACttgggggacaggaggtgggtgggagaggcgcGGATAAgcctggcctcattcattcattcaatcgtatttattgagctcttactactaataatactggcatttattaagtgcttactatgtgcaaagcactggaataataatccacacccccccacaccccaataCATACCCGCCCCCAcacctcaataaagacgattcgaGCAGGAAACctgggggacaggaggtgggtgggagaggcgcAGGTAAGCctggcctcattcattccttcaatcgtatttattgagctcttcctactaataatactggcatttattaagtgcttactatgtgcaaagcgctggaataataatccacacacccccacaccccaatACATACCCCCCACAcacctcaataaagacgattcgaGCAGGAAACttgggggacaggaggtgggtgggagaggcgcAGGTAAGCctggcctcattcattccttcaatcgtatttattgagctcttcctacaaataatactggcatttattaagtgcttactatgtgcaaagcgctggaataataatccaCACTCCCCCACACCCCAATACATACCCCCCCCACCGCAATAAAGACGATTGGAGCAGGAAACttgggggacaggaggtgggtgggagaggcgcAGGTAAGCctggcctcattcattccttcaatcgtatttattgagctcttcctactaataatactggcatttattaagtgcttactatgtgcaaagcactgttctaagtgctggaataataatccaCACCCCCCACACCCGAATAAAGACGATTCAAGCAGGAAACttgggggacaggaggtgggtgggagaggtgcAGGTAAGCctggcctcattcattccttcaatcgtatttattgagctcttcctactaataatactggcatttattaagtgcttactatgtgcaaagcactgttctaagcgctggaataataatccaCACCCCCCAATACATACCCCCCACACACCCCAGTAAAGATGATTCAAGCAGGAAACttgggggacaggaggtgggtgggagaggcgcAGGTAAgtctggcctcattcattcattcaatagtattatttattgagctcttactactaatagtaataataatggcatttattaagtgcttactctgtgcaaagcactgttctaagcgctggaataataatccacacccccccacaccccaataCATACCCCCCACACTCCAATAAGGATGATTCGAGCAGGAAACttgggggacaggaggtgggTGGAAGAGGTGCAGATAAgtctggcctcattcattcattcaatcgtatttattgagtgcttactactaataataataatgatggcatttattaagcacttactatgtgcaaagcactgttctaagctctggagcattgttcaaagcgctggaataataataatgatggcatttgttaagcacttactatgttctgagcgctggggggatgcaaggtgatcaggttgtcgcacgggggactcacagtcttaatccccattttacaggtgagggaactgaggcacggagaagttaagtgacttgcccaaggtcaaaacgatggcatttcttaagcacgtactatgtgccaagcactgttctaagtgctgggggggatgcaaggtgagcaggttgtcccacggggggctcacagtcttaatccccattttacaggtgagggaactgaagcacggagaagttaagtgacttgcccagagtcacacagctgacaattggtggagctgggatttgaacccatgacctctgactcccaagcctgggctctttccacggagccaggttgctgtgtgcagagcactgtactaagcgcttgggaagtacaagtcggcaacatctagagacggtccctacccaaacaacgggctcacagtctagaagggggagacagacaacaaaaccaaacatggagacgggtggtACCcagtagaccgtgagctccttgaaggcagggaacatgtctactaactctgttagcttctcccaagtgcttactacagtgctctgtcatcTCCTTGAGGGGAAGAAGCAcccgcgagaagcagcgtggctcagtacaaagagcccgggctttggagccagaggccgtgggttcaaatcccggccccgccaattgtcagctgtgtgactttgcgcaagtcgcttcaatcaatcaatcaatcgatcgtatttattgagcgcttactgtgtgcagtgcactggactaagtgcttgggaagtccaagttggcaacatatagagacagtccctacccaacagtgggctcacagtctagaagggggagacagagaacaaaacaaaacatactgacaaaataaaataaataggatatgtacaagtaaaataaataaataactagagtaataaatacgtacaaatatatacatatatacaggtgctgtggggaaggggaggtggtaagccgggggggatggagggggagtcagctgggtgacgttgggcaagtcatttcacttctccgggcctcagttccctcatctgtacatatttgtacatatttattactctattttacttgtacgtatctgttctatttattttattttgttagtatgtttggttttgttctctgtctcccccttctagactgtgagcccattgttgggtagggactgtctctagatgttgccaacttggacttcccaagcgcttcaccagtctgctgtgtgaccttgggcaagtcacttaacttctctgcgcctcagttacctcacctgtaaaaatggggatgaagactgtgagccccccgtgggacaacttgatcacattgtatcccccccagcgcttagcacgtagtaagcgcttaacaaatgccatgattattattagtagtagtagtagtacagtgctctgcacacagtaagcgctcaataaatacgattgattgattgatctggaaaatggggatgaagactgtgcaccccccgtgggaccaccttgtcacctccccagcgcttagagcagtgctttgcacctagtaagcgcttaataaacgccatccttGTTTTTATTcttgggaatcatgtctactaactctactgaactctctcaatcaatcaatcaatcaatcaatcgtatttattgagcgcttactgtgtgcagagcactgtactaagcgcttgggaagtccaagccaacaacagatagagacaatctgtacctaacaacgggctcacggcctaggagGGGCCCCGGGCCCGCATCCCACCTACTCCATCCCTGCAGAAGGGTCTGCAGAATAAACAAAAGGCGAAATTATTTCTCATCTGCTCACCCCCATTAAGGCCGCGCTTTCCAAATCCTCCCAGCCTTTGATTTTCCGCAGCCTCTTATCTTGGTGCTTAGATCTCTGCTGCCCGTGTCTGTCTCTGACggggagagatgatgatgataataataataataataataataataataataataatggcatttgttaagcgcttactatgtgcaaagcactgttctaagcgctgggggggatgcaaggtgatcaagttgtcccacgtggggctcacagtcttaatccccatttttaccgccgagggaactgaggctcagagaagttaagtgactcgcccaaggtcacacagcagacttgtggtggagccgggattcgaacccatgacctctgactccaaagcccgggctcttcccactgagccttcGCTGagatctccccccttccctcattcattccatcgtatttattgagcgcttactgtgtgcagagcactgtacccccaGCCAcgaggggagagaggtggaggcaAGTCCAGTGTCTGGGCAggtggatgataataatcataatattaatcatttattaagcgcttactatgtgcaaagcactgttctaagcgccggggaggttacaaggtgatcaggttgttcattcaatcgtctttactgagcgcttactgcgtgcagagcactggactaagcgcttgggaagtccaagtcggcaacagatagagacggtccctacccaacaacgggttatcttgcatctaccccagtgcttagtacagtgcctggcacgtagtaagcactaaacaaatgccattaaaaaaaaaaaaatccttgaattcattcgttcaaatcattcaatcatacttattgagcgcttactgtgtgcagagcggggggctcgtagtcttaacccccattttacagatgggggaactgaggcccagagaagtgaagtgacgctctgcacatagtaagcgctcaataaatacgattgatgatgatgacttgcccaaagtcacacagctgacaattggcggagccgggatttgaacccgtgaccacctcggactccaaagcccctgctctttccactgagccaccgtgcttctctaataacaatgatgatacttgttaagcacttactatgtgccaagcactgttttaagcgctgtctacttgttttgttttgttgtctgtctccccattcaaataataataataataataatggtatttgctaagcgcttactatgtgccaagcactgttctaagcgctggggggatacaaagtgatcaggttgtcacgtggggctcacagacggtgagcccaattgttgggtggggaattgtctctctctgttgccgatttgtacttaccgagcgcttagcccagtgctctgcacacaataagtgctcaataaatacggttgaacgaactgactgaatgaatgggggagatacaaagtgatcaggttgtcccacgtggggctcccagccttcatccccattttacaggtgaggtcactgaggcccagagaagtgagctcctctgagcctcatctgtaaaatgggatggagactgtgagccccacctgggaccagcccgatttgcttgcatccaccccggcgtttagtacagtgcctggcacggaagcagcgtggctcagtggaaagagcaggggctttgaagtcagggctcacgggttcaatcccggctctgccacttgtcagctgtgtgacttcgggcagatcactccacttctctgggcctcagttccctcatctggaaaatgggggtgaagactgtgagccccccccgtgggacaacctcatccccttgccacctccccggcgcttagaacagtgctttgcacatacaaagcgcttaataaatgccatcattattaactaccacagttattctttattaatacgaatgactgagtgaatgaatgctcctcaTACAGCACTCATTGCATTCTTCCGCACACAGTGTGCAGCTCAGTGctccaacacagggctcagcGCAGCTCTCTGCACAGTGCTCAGGACAACACTCAGCCCATCCGGCTGATGCTTTCAGGGTAGTTCATgatcccatctctctgtctctgtttgtctctgtctctatctctgtgtctctccctgtctctgtctctgtgtctctatctgtctctgtgtgtctctctgtgtgtctctgtctttgtgtgtgtgtctctctccctgtctctatctctgtccgtgtctccttctctgtccctctctgtctctgcgtgtttctctctccgtctctgtctctgtatctctgtctgcatctctctctgtgtctctgtgtgtgtgtttctctctccctgtctctgtctctctgtttctctctgtccctgtgtgtttgtttctctctccctgtctctgtttctctgtttctctctgtctctgtgtgtgtttctctctcccgtctctgtctctctgtttctctctgtctctgtgtctctctctgcatctctctgtctctgtgtgtttctctctccccgtctctgcctctctgtttctctctgtctctgtgtctctctctgcacctctctgtctctgtgtgtgtttctctctccctgtctctgcatctgtctctctgtttctctctgcctctgtgtctctctgtctctgtgtctctctctgcatctctctgtctctgtgtttctctctccctgtctctgcatctctctctgtctctttgtgtgtctctctccctgtctctgtctctgtatctctgtctgcatctctctctgtgtctctgtgtgtgtgtgtttctctctccctgtctctgtctctctgtttctctctgtccctgtgtgtttgcttctctctccctgtctctgtctctgtctctctgtttctctctctgtctctgtgtgtgtttctctctcccgtctctgtctctctgcatctctctgtctctgtgtgtttctctctccctgtctctgactTTCTGTTTctatctgtctctgtgtctctctctgcatctctctgtctctgtgtgtgtttctctctccctgtctctgtctctctgtttctctctgtctctgtgtctctctctgcatctctctgtctctgtgtgtgtttctctctccctgtctctgcatctctctctgtctctttgtgtgtgtctctctttccctgtctctgtctctgtatctctgtctgcatctctctgtgtctctgtgtgtgtgtttctctctccctgtctctctgtttctctctgtccctgtgtgtttctctctccctgtctctgcatctctctctgtctctttgtgtgtgtctctctctccctgtctctgtatctctgcacctctctgtgtctctgtgtgtgtttctctctccctgtctctgtctctctgtttctctctgtccctgtgtgtttctctctccctgtctctgtctctgtttctctctgtctctgtgtgtgtttctctctcccgtctctgtctctctgtttctctctgtctctgtgtctctctctgcatctctctgtctctgtgtgtgtttctctctccctgtctctgtctctctgtttctctgtgtctctctgtctctgtgtgtgtttctctctccctgtctctgtgtctctgcatctctctctgtctccatctctgtgcctctctctccctgcccctccctgtgtctctgggtgtctctctctgtctctccagtaTGGcctgaagaagaaggaggagaaggaggccgaGGAGAAGGCGGCCCTGGAGCAGCCATGCGAGGGGAGTCTGACCCGCCCCAAGAAAGCCATCCCGGCGGGCtgcgggggcgaggaggaggaggaggaggaggagagcatccTGGACACAGTGCTCAAATACCTCCCCGGCCCTCTCCAGGACATGTTCAAGAAGTAATCCGGGCCTCCGGGCCTCCTCCCCGTCACCccgacccctctccccctcacccccactttTATTTTCATCCCTTTGatatcttcccctccctcttttctgttCAAACAAAATCTCCAAGGGGAAACATCTGGATgggtctccccatcctcccgcccgcCTGCCCAAGGAGGACCGGGGAACTGCCAGGATGCCAGGGTCCCCtaagcccccctcccacccaggggctggggtggaggggggaactGCCAGGATGCCAGGGTCCCCtgagccccccgcccaccccggggCTGGGGTGGAAGGGGGGGGAGATGCCAGGATGCCAGGGTCCCCTGTCCATCTGGGGTGGATGGCAACCCAAACCAAATAGAAACCACTTGCTCACCCTGCAGCCCGGGCCCAGGGCTGGGGGGGGCCTCGAagacccctgcccccccaaaaaaacctctcactcaccctcagcccagccccagaggggggcgggggggtggcagAATGAGGGCAAAATGGACCaaagggcctggggctggggtcgTTGCCCCGGCAACGGGGTCAGGCCAAGGACCAAACTCAGCGGAGGGTCTAGGGACAGCCGGGGGGGCGAGAGACCC
This sequence is a window from Tachyglossus aculeatus isolate mTacAcu1 chromosome X2, mTacAcu1.pri, whole genome shotgun sequence. Protein-coding genes within it:
- the CPLX2 gene encoding complexin-2, with amino-acid sequence MDFVMKQALGGATKDMGKMLGGEEEKDPDAQKKEEERQEALRQQEEERKAKHARMEVEREKVRQQIRDKYGLKKKEEKEAEEKAALEQPCEGSLTRPKKAIPAGCGGEEEEEEEESILDTVLKYLPGPLQDMFKK